Sequence from the Hemitrygon akajei unplaced genomic scaffold, sHemAka1.3 Scf000045, whole genome shotgun sequence genome:
aggcaagatagataaagcagaggcagtgtatgttgtttgcttggattttcagatgatcttcaacaaggtaccccatgcaaggcttattgagaaagtaaggaagcacgggatccaagggcacattgctttgtgcatccagaactggcttgcccacagaagacaaagagtggttgtagactggtcatattctgcatggaggtcggtgaccagtggtctgcctcagggatcggttctgggtcCCCTACCCttagtgacttttataaatgacctggatgaggaagtggaggtacgggttagtaaatttgctgatgacacaaaggttgggttagGTTGCAGGGGGATATTGATCGtctgcaaacctgggctgagaagtggcaaatggagttcaacccaaagaagtgtgatgtggttcatttgcttcggtcaaatatgatagaatatagcagtgtggaggaacagagggatcttggggacggagtccataggagactcaaagctgctatgtaggttgactctgtggttaagaagccatactgtgcattggccttaatcaaccgcaggcttgagtttaaaagccgagatgtaatgttgcagatatataggactttggtcagaccccacttggagtactgtgctcagttctggtcgccaaactacaggaaggatgtggaagccatagaaagggtgctgaggagatttacgaggatgttgtttggataggggagcatgccttttgagaataggttgagagaacacagtcttttctccttggagtgatgatgagaggtgacctgatagaggtgttcaagaaaattagagacattgatcgtgtggatagttagaggctttttcccagggctgaaattgctagcacgaAAGGACATAGtttgaagatgcttggaagtaggtacagaggagatgtcaggggtaagtttttttacacagagaatggtgagtgcttggaatgggctgccggcaatggtggtggaggcggacacgatagggtcttttaagagacacctggataggtggataggtacacggagctgagaaaaatcgagaactgtaggtaacccttggcatttctagagcaaggacatgttcggcatcgctttgtgagccaaagggcctgtaacgtgctgcaggttttctatgtttctaaggtgctgcacgtgaggctgcttaacaggatcacagctcatggaattacaggaaagaaacttgtactgacaagggagaaagagtcagaataatgtgggcaattctgttttgctgtcggtaactaatgctgttctgcaggggtcagtattgagaccgcatcgtttcatgttaaatctgaatgatatggatgatggaattgataccttggtgacgaacattgcagttgatacaaagataggtaagggacaggtagtttagagcaaagcgggagtctgcagaaggacttcgataggTCTGGAGAATGCCAGCAAAGTAGCAGTTGAAATACAGTGTATGCAAGTCATGTATATTTGGTAGAAGTAATTGGCGTAGAAAAAAAAGATGGGAGAAACTtgaaaaaattagaggtgcataagtgcttgtgagtccttgagcaagaggcgctaaaggtttgcttgcagatggagttgattaaggatgacaactgcaatgtcagcaatataagagcaaggatgcgatactatagctttataacgcattgggcagatcactgttggtgtatggtgagcaGATTCTGACCTGTACTTCCGACTCATTATCTGAGCAAAGGATGTGCTTGTATTGGAGTGTATTGGAGTGTATTGGAGAAGTttcaaagaatgattccaggaagaccaagagtggatgacctggatgaggaagtacgtgggaagggattcactcagtcatccaacccacAGAAATTTATCAAAAtccactgctgctgatttccacacacaaataaatcaaaagggatatgcccaatcaaatcgataattaatcgatcaatagcccccaaaCAACACGGcccagccggacacataacaggggactttacatctcacaacagtGGATTCAGcaatgaaacccgtgattaatgttgttgtccctctGAAATCATAAGAAACGCACATTAAGGTGCATTTAAATGCGAGCGCatccccacaggtgacgtcacacaaaACCCCCTCGCGCCTGACGTCACGCATGGGCTTCCCACATTGGGATCTGCCCTTACGTGCACAGCGTCTTACGTCATCCATGCGCTGCTGAGCTCGGGCTTTATCAGTTTAATAGCTGGGCTAATAATCGCGTGACCAGCCCTCCCCCACGGCTGTCAACAGGGGATtcaggagctgcgctattcccattggtgcaaaGCGATGTCAATCACCTGTTACCACCAGTCGCAGAGGTGGACAAGTCCAGAGGGCGTTACCCCAGCTGAGTTCGCCTCCCGCTCCAGCTTCAAACTCCACATCACAGCGGAGTAAATGTCcgttttttgatttatttccatttccctccaagggAAGTTGGGGTGCTTGTGAAGCGTCttctgcggccggagtctgatgtgtcGCCAAGAAgtaggagaccgctcggcccgtcggtttgatgccatttccctggggagggagaggagggattttattgaaagtaaaaagatggtgtgagaggatGTTTGTggaaatctgtggaaatgtctgagcccacggtggtagcgagcagagggattcgcattggggggggggggaacaccggCAGACGGTTGACCCGCAAGtggggccaatgacagtggtaggaggtgagtggttggggcaacacggggctgcggaagatggacattttttgcacagaggattaacaaagtggttagagagtgcaatgaagtttCAAGAGAGTGATCCCTGAAATGtttgggtcatcatatgaagaaagatcaaatgtgataacgcTTTcttttagagaatcgaggactgagaggtgaacacattgaaatgcacaccattaccggttgaaccagggatcccagtctctgaaaaagggggtggatgcctatattttataataaaacccctattgttttacctttacctcctctcccagttttatgcttGCCCTGGTCTTTAACACCCACTTAACCTGGTTAAGATTCAGCCCATTAGCAACAGTCAGCAATTCATTCTTTTTGGCTTTTCCTAATGCCTCAGGGGTTGGCGCTTCCAGAAATTTTTTAAATGtccactgctgctgatttccacacacaaatgaatcaaaagggatttccccaatcaaatcgataattcttcgatcaatagcccccaaatttgttcatatcccagacgcacGCCCCAAATTTGTTACGAACcataatgctttagaaacaagccagcagcaatagactacacctggagactggttttgatgttaaatctgtctttattagaatctacttgtaatattgcaacttaaagaagataaacagaagttaacagtgttaagtttataaatgtgtgtaaatataactcccaaactattgagctcgggggaaacaaggcttggagtcttgagatggtaaagtatgaaagttcagttcaactacagaataggtgatgagagagagagttttgtaatccagggtaaatggcgAGAGAACACAAATatgtagaattccacaggttccacggtggtaaaacaagagaacagttgctgtagattttatccgtcatcgctccaaatccacatacaaattatcaccaaaagtgacttgtcacaaggtgtatcgtcttcaagtgaacaaccacaccacagccaggcaagggttaacacataagtggtctccacaggatgcgCCAAAtccgatccactcctatggatcaaacaaggtgacaaccacacattcgatgtacggtgattgtataattaacccacccttgtgggcataggaaagttccaaacagtgacccttggccactagttccctggtttcgatacTTTagtttttcctccttcgtctccgtctgactctgagtgtctgtgtcctcagttaaaactaaacaagctgtgagcgatgtaaacaagctgcaagtcagactgattctgattctgattctgaaggtgaataccttcttaatctctctctcttaaaattacagtccacagcaaacgaaacccagggattcataacaatggcccgtccccactgtgaactgactggtgtgccagtagttgtgatgactgagtgaatcccttcccacattctgagcaggtgaacggcctctccccagtgtgaactcgctgatgattctgcagatggtgtgaatgagtgaatcgcttcccacagactgaacaggagaatggcttctccccagtgtgaactcgctgatgtaccagtaggttggatgactgagtgaatcccttcccacagactgagcaggtgaatggcctctccccagtgtgaactcgctggtgtctctgtaggtagaatgacagtatgaatcccttcccacattctgagcaggtgaatggcctctccccagtgtgaactcgctgatgactctgtaggctggatgactgagtgaatcccttcccacattctgagcaggtgaacggcctctccccagtgtgaactcgctgatgactctgtagttgggatgactgagtgaatcccttcccacagactgagcaggtgaatggcttctccccagtgtgaactctctgatgtaccttcagtttagatgagctagtgaatcccttcccgcatggtgagcaggtgaatggcctctccccagtgtgaacttgctggtggaccagtagtttggatgactgagtgaagcctttcccacagactgagcaggtgaacggcttctccccagtgtgaactcgctgatgaccctGCAGGTGggaggactgagtgaatcccttcccacaatctgagcaggtgaatggcttctccccagtgtgaactcgctgatgactcagtagatgggatgaatcagtgaatcccttcccacagactgagcaggtgaacggcctctccccagtgtgaactcgctgatgactctgtaggttggatgactgagtgaatcccttcctacagactgagcaggtgaatggcctctccccagtgtgaactcgctgatgactcagtaggttggatgaatgagtgaatcccttcccgcagactgagcaggtgaatggcttttccccagtgtgaactcgctgatgactcagtaggttggatgaatgagtgaatcccttcccgcagactgtgcaggtgaatggctgccccctggtgtgaacatgttggtgtgccattaggtcagatgaccgagagaatcccttccctgAAATTCAGCagttgaccagcctctgcccagtgggaactgactggtgtgtccacaggtgggaagaccgactgaatcccttctcacacagagAACAGGTGAATGACCTTGCcctgtgtgaacttgctgatgtaccttcagttgagatgaccgagtgaatccattcccactgtctgagcaggtgaacggcctttctcctgtgtaaaatgccgGGCTTGCTAGTTGCtcagatgaccgaatgaatccctcaccacagtctgagcaggaaggatggttgataggatcccttgttccacttcttaaatatctagacagagacaacaaaactggcgtgtcgtgtttgagattcctggagacaaattccttcccttttttaacctgtaaaagatttacaaaatccatcaatgggtgtaggacaacatttcagatgagattacttgagttgccaaggtttgatttggtatcacactgttacagtgaggttaaacccaagttggaagagaaatcatctcctgactgggcagagtgctggtatctggaatgaccatcaatcccCATATgcgtttcaagttccaactccttaaagtgcagggttacaagctgcagctggatgcatttcttgtaagtgagggcatcagggacactacaGGTCTCCACATAttccctccaataccccctctaatttgtaataaccagtgtgtacataagtcttgcactgtgcatttttttttacccagtgacaagatgtgcacagtgaattttttatagagaggtattcattttcacagctacgAAATCAcggtcaataggaactttgatctcctctgggttcgatccagttcatctgcactctcacacaacctatgtagcaggcctgtaatgggtaatgaaggattttctcaccaaagattttgcatattgtccatatgtggtttgcttacGAAtttacgctttaaaaagtcagatttccaaatatcactccacttcttcccacttgcaaattctccagcaacttttgcaacaccacaatacacacaggggactcaagtatcaccagtttctgtattctacataaatatttcccctgaaccctccccccccccaatgactGACATTGGTGAACTCAGTTTCTATATTCCCCTGAAGCCTCCCCCAATTCTCCAGCAACgtttgcatcgccacaatacacacatcagacaaagactgacagtggtgaactcagtgaattAAATCCCACTGAATATGAAGtaaagggcagtagtctgtctcactggagtccggcacatttgtgatgtgacagcTACTtgctgcccagggcaaaggtgtttgatatcatcatgtacccagagagaatgggacaaaacatgctcttacgggtagaaaagtccagaacaagaggaggtagaacaagcaacagacacaaaatgctggaggaactcagcaggccaggcagcatctatggaaaagagtactaatgctgaatttcgccagcattttgtgtgtgtgttgcttggatttccagcatcttcagattttctcttattagtgattggaggtagagcaaaggtgattttctcaactggtgatgtaaaagattttgttccctttctctgagttcctaatccttgcctttactatagctggagctcagctctgtctgagagatccatcggttcccattccctcatcagccggaagctccccggggcccgtgtatggatcctggggctgagagagagggacgagagcaggactgtcccgggattgttGGCCACGGTGTCCGGATTAAACAGGAATTGTCACGAAGTCAGTGTTTAATATAAAAACACGGAGAATTGCTCTTACCTGCATccgacattttcaaggccttctgtgtactgcgcgcatgcgtgaaactcagggacgtcctcagcctgacgcctgcgcagttCATTGGCGCTTCAGCACCGGTGaaattcttaacgcatggcctatgggtaatcacggtgccattaaacatttctgccagcaccggttcaatgtccatacctcattttttttcgtgtgtatagaaaaatctgcagctgttttaacgcagaaagcggctcccataagaaatatactcaatatcaacgtgtatgtAATGCCacagtaaaatg
This genomic interval carries:
- the LOC140720619 gene encoding uncharacterized protein is translated as MAHQHVHTRGQPFTCTVCGKGFTHSSNLLSHQRVHTGEKPFTCSVCGKGFTHSSNLLSHQRVHTGERPFTCSVCRKGFTQSSNLQSHQRVHTGERPFTCSVCGKGFTDSSHLLSHQRVHTGEKPFTCSDCGKGFTQSSHLQGHQRVHTGEKPFTCSVCGKGFTQSSKLLVHQQVHTGERPFTCSPCGKGFTSSSKLKVHQRVHTGEKPFTCSVCGKGFTQSSQLQSHQRVHTGERPFTCSECGKGFTQSSSLQSHQRVHTGERPFTCSECGKGFILSFYLQRHQRVHTGERPFTCSVCGKGFTQSSNLLVHQRVHTGEKPFSCSVCGKRFTHSHHLQNHQRVHTGERPFTCSECGKGFTQSSQLLAHQSVHSGDGPLL